In Yersinia enterocolitica subsp. enterocolitica, one DNA window encodes the following:
- the punR gene encoding DNA-binding transcriptional activator PunR: MWSEYSLDVVDAVARTGSFSAAAQELHRVPSAISYTVRQLEEWLAVPLFARRHRDVELTEAGKVFIKESRDVIKKMNDTRRQCQQVANGWRGQLNIVVDKIVKPQRSRRLVLDFYRHFPDIELRVRYEVFNGVWDALADGQADMAIGATRAIPVGGRFVFRDMGFLTWHCVVSINHPLAQLTGPLNDDQLRPYPSLCLEDTARNLPKRDTWTLDNQQRLVAPDWATGIDCLCEGLCIGMVPAHMVSPLIAQGKLAALTLADPLPASPCCLTWEQNNHSPALAWMLEYLGDSVTLNDEWLRDANGTDNELRQN; this comes from the coding sequence ATGTGGTCAGAATACTCATTAGATGTGGTGGATGCTGTTGCGCGCACCGGGAGTTTCAGCGCTGCTGCGCAAGAATTGCACCGCGTACCGTCTGCGATAAGTTATACCGTGCGTCAATTGGAGGAGTGGTTGGCTGTGCCGCTATTTGCGCGCCGCCATCGGGATGTAGAATTGACCGAAGCAGGCAAAGTTTTTATTAAAGAATCGCGTGATGTTATCAAAAAAATGAATGACACACGTCGTCAATGTCAACAAGTGGCGAATGGCTGGCGCGGGCAATTAAATATCGTGGTCGATAAAATTGTCAAACCTCAGCGAAGCCGCCGTTTAGTGCTGGATTTTTATCGCCATTTTCCCGATATCGAATTGCGGGTGCGTTATGAAGTCTTTAACGGCGTTTGGGATGCGCTGGCGGATGGGCAAGCGGATATGGCCATTGGTGCGACGCGTGCCATCCCGGTTGGCGGGCGGTTCGTCTTCCGTGACATGGGTTTTCTGACCTGGCATTGCGTAGTAAGTATCAATCACCCTTTAGCGCAGCTAACCGGGCCACTTAACGACGATCAGTTGCGGCCTTATCCCTCCCTCTGTTTAGAGGATACTGCGCGAAATTTGCCGAAACGAGATACCTGGACGTTGGATAACCAACAGCGATTAGTGGCACCGGATTGGGCGACGGGCATAGACTGTCTGTGTGAGGGGTTATGTATTGGCATGGTGCCCGCTCATATGGTATCGCCCCTGATTGCACAAGGGAAACTGGCAGCCTTAACACTCGCTGACCCCTTACCTGCTAGCCCGTGTTGCTTGACGTGGGAGCAGAATAACCATTCCCCGGCCTTAGCCTGGATGTTGGAATATTTGGGTGACAGTGTCACGTTAAATGATGAGTGGCTAAGAGATGCTAATGGCACGGATAATGAGCTTCGGCAGAATTAG
- the purR gene encoding HTH-type transcriptional repressor PurR: MATIKDVAKHAGVSTTTVSHVINKTRFVAENTKAAVWAAIKELHYSPSAVARSLKVNHTKSIGLLATSSEAPYFAEVIEAVENSCYSKGYTLILCNSHNNLDKQKAYLAMLAQKRVDGLLVMCSEYPEQLLGMLEDYRNIPMVVMDWGTARGDFTDSIIDNAFEGGYLAGRYLIERGHRDIGAIPGQLSRNTGGGRHQGFLKALEEANITLREEWVVQGDFEPESGYKAMHQILTQKHRPTAVFCGGDIMAMGAICAADELGLRVPQDISVIGYDNVRNARYFSPALTTIHQPKERLGETAFAMLLDRIVSKREDPQTIEVHPKLVERRSVADGPFRDYRR; the protein is encoded by the coding sequence ATGGCAACGATTAAAGATGTGGCCAAACACGCGGGTGTGTCTACTACCACCGTTTCGCACGTTATCAACAAAACTCGTTTCGTCGCCGAAAACACCAAGGCCGCTGTGTGGGCAGCCATTAAAGAACTGCATTATTCACCGAGTGCTGTGGCGCGCAGTTTGAAAGTTAATCACACTAAATCAATTGGCTTGTTGGCGACATCCAGCGAAGCCCCCTATTTTGCTGAAGTGATCGAAGCGGTTGAAAATAGCTGTTATAGCAAAGGCTACACTCTGATTTTATGTAACTCTCATAATAATCTGGACAAGCAAAAAGCCTATTTGGCGATGCTGGCACAAAAGCGTGTTGATGGCTTATTGGTGATGTGTTCTGAATATCCGGAACAGCTACTGGGAATGTTAGAGGATTATCGCAATATTCCAATGGTAGTGATGGATTGGGGAACCGCCCGTGGCGATTTTACCGATTCGATTATTGATAATGCATTCGAAGGCGGTTATTTAGCTGGCCGTTATCTTATTGAGCGTGGTCACCGCGATATCGGGGCTATCCCCGGCCAGCTATCGCGTAATACCGGTGGCGGTCGCCATCAGGGCTTCCTAAAAGCATTAGAGGAGGCCAACATCACCCTGCGAGAAGAATGGGTGGTTCAAGGTGATTTTGAGCCAGAATCCGGCTATAAAGCCATGCATCAAATTCTGACACAAAAGCATCGTCCGACTGCTGTATTCTGTGGTGGCGATATTATGGCAATGGGCGCGATATGCGCCGCAGATGAATTAGGTTTGCGTGTACCACAAGATATTTCGGTGATCGGGTATGACAATGTGCGTAATGCGCGCTATTTCTCGCCGGCGTTGACCACCATTCATCAGCCGAAAGAGCGATTGGGTGAAACGGCTTTTGCTATGTTGCTCGACAGAATTGTCAGCAAACGCGAAGACCCTCAAACCATTGAAGTACATCCAAAACTAGTCGAACGTCGTTCTGTTGCTGATGGCCCATTCCGCGATTATCGTCGCTAA
- a CDS encoding YnhF family membrane protein gives MDTNLKMSLITTVGALAMIIAFSFVAVMN, from the coding sequence ATGGATACCAATCTGAAAATGTCGCTGATTACGACTGTTGGTGCACTGGCGATGATTATTGCCTTTAGCTTCGTGGCGGTCATGAATTAA
- the sodB gene encoding superoxide dismutase [Fe], translated as MSFELPALPYAQNALEPHISAETLEYHYGKHHNTYVVNLNNLIKDTEFAGKSLEEIVKTSSGGIFNNAAQVWNHTFYWHCLSPNGGGEPTGKVADAINQSFGSFAEFKAQFTDAAVKNFGAGWTWLVKKTDGTLAIVSTSNAATPLTTADKPLLTVDVWEHAYYIDYRNARPKYLENFWALVNWSFVEKNLA; from the coding sequence ATGTCTTTTGAATTACCGGCATTACCTTATGCACAAAATGCACTGGAACCGCACATTTCTGCTGAAACGCTGGAATACCATTACGGCAAGCACCACAACACCTATGTGGTAAACCTCAATAACCTGATCAAGGATACTGAGTTTGCAGGTAAATCCTTGGAGGAGATTGTCAAAACCTCCAGTGGCGGTATTTTTAACAATGCAGCTCAAGTTTGGAACCACACCTTTTACTGGCACTGTTTATCACCTAATGGCGGCGGCGAGCCGACAGGAAAAGTCGCCGATGCCATTAATCAATCCTTTGGATCTTTTGCTGAATTTAAAGCGCAATTTACTGATGCGGCGGTAAAAAACTTTGGCGCGGGCTGGACCTGGCTGGTCAAAAAAACGGATGGCACGTTAGCTATTGTCAGCACATCAAATGCGGCGACACCGCTGACGACCGCTGATAAGCCATTGTTAACTGTGGATGTATGGGAGCACGCTTACTATATTGATTATCGTAATGCGCGACCAAAATATCTGGAGAATTTCTGGGCGCTGGTGAATTGGTCTTTCGTTGAGAAAAACTTAGCCTGA
- a CDS encoding C40 family peptidase: MRLILTLFVLLFTQLFLNLAHASPQAHVSAEQKKGQVSQASPDDRKKRKADKNTKKAKIDNNKTNSKNVTNKIATNNDKKKTAATASKTIKKKAQEVSKPTSPKVTSSKKTNIKTASNKKAAVKKTEKVAYGRHRNKTQGKAATELVANSKIKLSPAHKKRYQHAKQTAMSKLMKQVGKPYRWGGTSPNTGFDCSGLIYYAYKDVIRIKMPRTANEMYHLRDAAPVKRAELESGDLVFFNIANRGVADHVGVYLGNGKFIQSPRTGEEIRISMLDNDYWQDHYVGARRVVTPKTIR, translated from the coding sequence ATGCGTTTAATACTTACGCTGTTTGTGCTGCTGTTTACCCAGCTATTTCTAAACCTCGCACATGCGTCGCCGCAGGCTCACGTCTCGGCTGAGCAAAAAAAAGGCCAAGTCAGTCAGGCCAGTCCTGATGACCGTAAAAAGCGTAAAGCTGATAAAAATACTAAAAAAGCCAAAATTGATAACAACAAAACCAATAGTAAAAATGTGACAAATAAAATAGCGACCAACAACGATAAAAAGAAAACGGCAGCTACCGCCAGCAAAACCATTAAGAAAAAGGCACAGGAAGTCAGCAAACCTACCAGCCCAAAAGTCACTAGTAGCAAAAAAACGAATATTAAAACTGCTAGCAATAAAAAAGCGGCAGTTAAAAAAACCGAAAAAGTGGCTTACGGTCGCCATCGCAATAAAACCCAAGGTAAAGCCGCGACCGAATTAGTAGCAAATAGTAAAATAAAACTCAGCCCTGCGCATAAAAAGCGCTATCAGCATGCTAAACAGACCGCAATGAGCAAACTGATGAAGCAAGTAGGGAAACCTTATCGCTGGGGTGGCACCTCCCCTAATACCGGTTTTGATTGCAGCGGGCTTATTTACTACGCCTATAAAGATGTCATCAGAATAAAAATGCCACGTACTGCTAATGAAATGTATCATTTGCGCGATGCAGCACCGGTTAAACGCGCTGAATTAGAAAGTGGTGATTTAGTGTTCTTCAATATTGCTAATCGCGGTGTTGCTGATCATGTCGGCGTTTATTTAGGCAACGGCAAATTTATTCAGTCACCACGCACCGGTGAAGAAATTCGTATCAGCATGCTAGACAACGACTACTGGCAAGATCATTATGTCGGCGCTCGTCGTGTTGTGACACCGAAAACTATCCGCTAA
- a CDS encoding Grx4 family monothiol glutaredoxin, translating into MTTIDKIQRQIAENPILLYMKGSPKLPNCGFSAQAVQALSACGERFAYVDILQNPDIRAELPKYANWPTFPQLWVDGELVGGCDILMEMYQRGELQQLLKETADKYRTEEEKPAAE; encoded by the coding sequence ATGACGACGATTGATAAAATTCAGCGCCAGATAGCAGAAAACCCCATCCTGCTTTACATGAAGGGCTCACCAAAACTGCCAAACTGCGGTTTCTCTGCTCAGGCTGTACAGGCGCTATCTGCTTGTGGCGAACGCTTTGCTTACGTTGATATTTTGCAGAATCCAGATATCCGTGCTGAGCTGCCAAAATACGCTAACTGGCCAACTTTCCCACAACTGTGGGTTGACGGCGAATTGGTGGGCGGTTGCGACATCCTGATGGAAATGTATCAGCGTGGTGAACTGCAACAACTGTTGAAAGAGACGGCAGATAAATACCGTACTGAAGAAGAAAAACCTGCAGCAGAGTAA
- the rnt gene encoding ribonuclease T: MADKSDLNALSGRFRGYYPVVIDVETAGFNAQTDALLEIAAVTLQMNKDGWLLPDETLHFHVDPFEGANLEPEALAFNGIDPTNPLRGAVSEHDALHAIFKAVRKGLKEQGCNRAIIVAHNAHFDHSFVMAAAERASLKRNPFHPFATFDTAALSGLVLGQTVLAKACLTAGIPFDSSQAHSALYDTMQTAKLFCELVNRWKKLGGWPVPAGESE; encoded by the coding sequence ATGGCAGATAAAAGTGACCTTAACGCCCTGAGTGGCCGTTTTCGTGGGTATTATCCCGTAGTAATTGATGTAGAAACCGCCGGTTTTAATGCTCAAACTGACGCATTATTAGAGATTGCTGCCGTCACTTTGCAAATGAACAAGGACGGTTGGCTGCTGCCTGATGAAACGCTACATTTTCATGTAGATCCGTTCGAAGGTGCCAATCTGGAACCCGAAGCGCTGGCATTTAATGGAATAGACCCCACCAATCCATTACGTGGTGCAGTGAGTGAACATGATGCGTTACATGCTATTTTCAAAGCTGTGCGCAAAGGGTTGAAAGAACAAGGCTGTAACCGCGCCATTATCGTCGCGCATAATGCTCATTTTGATCACAGCTTTGTGATGGCCGCGGCTGAACGCGCCAGCTTGAAGCGTAACCCGTTCCACCCATTTGCCACTTTCGACACCGCAGCACTTAGTGGGCTGGTTCTGGGGCAAACCGTATTGGCAAAAGCTTGCCTGACGGCAGGTATTCCGTTTGATAGCAGCCAGGCTCACTCTGCTTTGTACGATACAATGCAAACGGCGAAATTATTCTGTGAGTTGGTCAATCGTTGGAAGAAATTGGGTGGCTGGCCGGTACCGGCGGGTGAATCTGAGTAA
- the gloA gene encoding lactoylglutathione lyase has protein sequence MRLLHTMIRVGDLQRSIDFYTKVLGMRLLRTSENTEYKYSLAFVGYSDESEGSVIELTYNWGVDSYEMGTAFGHLALGVDDVAATCDQIRNAGGKVTREAGPVKGGNTVIAFVEDPDGYKIELIENKSAGHGLGN, from the coding sequence ATGCGCCTACTCCATACCATGATCCGCGTCGGTGACCTGCAACGTTCCATCGATTTCTACACCAAGGTATTAGGGATGCGTTTGCTGCGTACCAGTGAAAATACCGAATATAAATACTCACTGGCATTCGTCGGCTACAGCGATGAGAGCGAAGGCTCAGTGATCGAGTTGACCTATAACTGGGGCGTAGACAGTTACGAGATGGGAACGGCATTCGGTCATTTGGCTTTGGGGGTGGATGATGTTGCCGCCACCTGCGACCAAATTCGCAATGCTGGTGGCAAAGTGACCCGTGAAGCAGGCCCGGTCAAGGGCGGTAACACGGTTATTGCTTTTGTCGAAGATCCAGACGGTTACAAAATAGAGCTAATCGAGAATAAAAGTGCCGGACACGGCCTCGGAAACTGA
- a CDS encoding alkene reductase — protein MKTAKLFSPLKVGALTLPNRVFMAPLTRLRSIEPGDIPTPLMAEYYRQRASAGLIITEATQISFQAKGYAGAPGLHTQEQLNAWKKITQAVHDEGGHIAVQLWHVGRISHNSLQPGQQAPVAPSAIAADTRTTVRDDTGAWVRVPCSTPRALETEEIPGIINDFRQATANAREAGFDYIELHAAHGYLLHQFMSPASNQRTDQYGGSIENRTRLTLEVVDATAAEWGAEHIGIRISPLGPFNGLDNGEDQEEAALYLIEELNKRHIAYLHISEPDWAGGKPYSDAFRDAVRARFKGVIIGAGAYTAEKAENLIEKGFIDAVAFGRSYISNPDLVERLQQNAPLNEPDGETFYGGGAKGYTDYPKL, from the coding sequence ATGAAGACTGCTAAACTGTTCTCCCCTTTGAAGGTTGGCGCGCTCACTTTGCCAAACCGTGTATTTATGGCTCCACTGACGCGTTTACGTAGTATTGAGCCAGGTGATATTCCTACTCCTTTAATGGCTGAATATTATCGTCAACGCGCCAGTGCAGGTTTGATTATCACTGAAGCGACTCAGATTTCTTTCCAGGCGAAAGGCTACGCTGGCGCTCCGGGGTTGCACACTCAAGAGCAGTTAAACGCCTGGAAAAAAATCACGCAAGCTGTGCATGATGAAGGTGGACATATTGCCGTGCAACTGTGGCATGTGGGCCGTATTTCACACAACAGTTTACAGCCAGGCCAACAAGCACCTGTTGCGCCATCTGCCATTGCCGCAGATACCCGCACCACTGTTCGTGATGACACGGGTGCCTGGGTTCGTGTTCCCTGCTCTACGCCGCGCGCACTGGAAACAGAAGAGATCCCTGGCATCATTAATGATTTCCGCCAGGCAACAGCCAATGCCCGTGAGGCTGGGTTTGATTATATTGAATTGCATGCGGCCCACGGCTATTTATTACATCAATTTATGTCTCCGGCATCAAACCAGCGTACTGACCAATACGGTGGCAGCATTGAAAACCGAACTCGCCTGACCTTAGAAGTGGTTGATGCCACAGCGGCTGAATGGGGCGCTGAGCATATTGGTATCCGTATTTCACCTTTAGGCCCATTCAATGGTTTGGATAATGGTGAAGATCAGGAAGAAGCGGCGCTGTATCTGATTGAAGAATTAAACAAACGCCATATTGCTTATCTGCACATTTCCGAGCCAGACTGGGCTGGCGGTAAACCTTATTCGGATGCATTCCGCGATGCTGTGCGTGCCCGCTTCAAAGGGGTGATTATCGGCGCAGGTGCTTATACCGCAGAAAAAGCCGAAAACCTGATTGAGAAAGGATTTATTGATGCCGTTGCCTTTGGCCGCAGCTATATTTCCAACCCGGATCTGGTTGAGCGTTTGCAGCAAAATGCGCCACTGAATGAGCCTGACGGTGAAACCTTCTACGGGGGTGGCGCTAAGGGCTATACCGACTATCCAAAGCTGTAA
- a CDS encoding TetR/AcrR family transcriptional regulator, whose translation MNKTQHAHVDTREHLLATGESLSLRLGFNGMGLSQLLTTAGIPKGSFYHYFRSKEVFGEAMLQRYFDRYDAQMATLLTGSQGDKRHHLLHYFAQAIANYCGSECHNACLAVKLSAEVSDLSEPMRHALDIGTARVIGRLQDAIEAGIEEGSLRITLSPAATAETLYALWLGASLRAKVKRSVAPLTCALESIELILQPAQ comes from the coding sequence ATGAACAAAACACAGCACGCACATGTAGACACTCGTGAACATCTATTAGCAACCGGTGAGAGCCTCAGCCTACGCCTCGGTTTTAATGGCATGGGTCTCAGCCAGTTACTCACGACTGCGGGTATCCCTAAGGGTTCGTTTTATCACTATTTCCGCTCAAAGGAAGTATTTGGTGAGGCGATGCTACAGCGCTATTTTGATCGCTATGATGCACAGATGGCAACCCTGTTAACCGGTTCACAAGGTGATAAGCGCCACCATCTGCTGCACTATTTTGCTCAAGCGATTGCTAACTATTGTGGCAGTGAATGCCACAATGCTTGTCTGGCGGTTAAACTATCAGCTGAAGTGAGTGATTTATCTGAACCTATGCGTCATGCGTTAGATATCGGCACTGCTCGCGTCATTGGTCGTTTGCAAGATGCCATCGAAGCCGGCATTGAAGAAGGCTCTTTGCGTATTACGCTTTCCCCTGCGGCAACCGCAGAAACGCTCTATGCCTTGTGGCTGGGCGCTTCGTTGCGAGCGAAGGTGAAACGATCAGTTGCGCCGCTGACCTGTGCGCTAGAAAGTATCGAACTGATTTTACAACCCGCTCAATGA
- the eptA gene encoding phosphoethanolamine transferase EptA has translation MNVRYKLQCNGLVFILITALFFTLFQNALFIYKAWSLIHFDSSDSYFFAATIPLVIFCALNIIFSLLAVPVLRKPIIILFLLGSAAANYFMFSYGAVIDANMMQNAFETNAQEATALFTPRMALWLLILGIFPAIIICFVRIRATRPWWYMLGLRAANILASVVIILLIAALFYKDYASLIRNNKSIVKMLTPSNFVSGSFQFAKHKYFASNMSLVTIGEDAHKGPLISGQQKKTLVILVVGETARAENFSLGGYERETNPRLKKQDVTYFKNASSCGTETAVSVPCMFSNMPRQNYDATLASHQEGLMDILAHAGLNVLWRENDGGCKGACDRIPHQDVTQLQLTTDCENGVCMDNALLYKLDNYIKGLQSDGVIVLHQMGSHGPAYYRRSTSEIRQFAPTCDSNQIQDCTPQELVNTYDNSILYTDAMLDNTIKLLQQHNDRFNTALVYLSDHGESLGENGMYLHGTPYMFAPSQQTHIPFLMWLSPEYTKNYGIDRQCLSDSAQHDEISQDNLFHTILGMMNVQTTEYQSGMDLLQKCRS, from the coding sequence ATGAATGTTCGATACAAGTTACAGTGTAACGGATTGGTGTTTATTTTAATCACTGCACTATTTTTTACTCTCTTTCAGAATGCGCTGTTTATTTATAAAGCCTGGTCGTTAATTCACTTTGACAGCAGTGATAGTTATTTCTTTGCAGCAACTATTCCGCTGGTGATTTTCTGCGCCCTTAATATTATTTTTAGTCTTTTAGCCGTACCTGTACTGCGTAAGCCAATCATTATTTTGTTTTTGCTGGGGAGTGCAGCGGCCAACTATTTTATGTTCAGCTATGGTGCCGTTATCGACGCCAATATGATGCAAAATGCGTTTGAGACCAACGCACAGGAAGCAACCGCCCTTTTCACGCCGCGCATGGCTTTATGGTTGCTGATATTAGGTATTTTCCCCGCCATTATTATCTGTTTCGTGCGTATCCGAGCGACGCGCCCTTGGTGGTATATGCTGGGGCTAAGAGCCGCCAATATTCTGGCGTCAGTCGTCATTATTCTGCTGATCGCGGCATTATTTTATAAAGATTACGCTTCGCTTATCCGGAATAATAAAAGCATTGTTAAAATGCTAACACCGTCCAATTTTGTCAGTGGGAGTTTTCAATTCGCCAAACATAAATATTTCGCCAGTAATATGTCATTAGTGACAATCGGGGAAGATGCCCATAAAGGCCCCTTGATTAGCGGGCAACAAAAGAAAACGCTAGTGATATTAGTGGTGGGCGAAACCGCTCGCGCAGAGAATTTCTCCTTAGGTGGCTATGAGCGGGAAACCAATCCACGACTGAAAAAACAGGATGTGACCTATTTCAAGAATGCATCATCCTGCGGCACTGAAACAGCGGTATCCGTGCCTTGTATGTTCTCAAATATGCCGCGGCAAAATTATGATGCAACACTTGCCAGCCATCAGGAAGGCTTGATGGATATTCTTGCCCATGCCGGGTTAAATGTGTTGTGGCGCGAAAATGATGGTGGCTGTAAAGGTGCCTGCGATCGCATTCCTCATCAGGACGTCACACAGCTGCAATTAACCACTGATTGTGAGAATGGTGTTTGCATGGATAATGCATTGCTCTACAAGTTAGATAATTATATCAAGGGGCTACAAAGCGATGGCGTTATTGTGTTACATCAGATGGGCAGTCACGGCCCAGCTTACTATCGCCGATCCACGTCAGAAATACGTCAGTTTGCTCCTACCTGTGATAGCAACCAAATTCAGGATTGCACGCCACAGGAACTGGTCAATACCTATGACAATTCCATTCTTTATACTGATGCGATGCTCGATAACACCATCAAATTACTGCAACAGCATAATGATAGATTTAACACCGCACTGGTTTATCTCTCTGACCACGGAGAATCGTTAGGTGAAAATGGCATGTATTTACATGGCACACCCTATATGTTTGCCCCCAGCCAGCAGACACATATTCCTTTTTTGATGTGGTTGTCGCCTGAATACACCAAAAACTATGGCATTGATCGCCAGTGTTTGTCCGATAGCGCGCAACATGATGAGATTTCACAAGATAATCTCTTCCACACCATTTTAGGAATGATGAATGTTCAAACTACTGAATATCAATCTGGAATGGATTTGCTACAAAAATGTCGAAGTTAA
- a CDS encoding DUF1289 domain-containing protein, which translates to MAQQLEFFDIPSPCRGICQTDDRGFCRGCMRSRDERFNWMKMSDPQKRDVLRLCHQRLLRLQRANKQLDDPLPEQPSLF; encoded by the coding sequence TTGGCTCAGCAACTTGAGTTTTTTGACATCCCCAGCCCATGCCGTGGTATCTGTCAAACAGATGACCGTGGCTTTTGCCGTGGGTGTATGCGTAGCCGGGATGAGCGCTTTAATTGGATGAAAATGAGTGATCCGCAAAAGCGGGATGTCCTGCGGCTGTGTCACCAGCGCTTGTTACGTTTGCAGCGCGCTAACAAACAGCTGGATGACCCGCTACCAGAACAACCTTCATTATTCTGA
- a CDS encoding aldo/keto reductase, which yields MDTRSQLAPLGPEFSRMICGYWRLMEWEMTPQQLLAFIEQHVELGITTADHADIYGGYQCEQAFGQALRLKPSLRSQLELVSKCGIATTAKPEHALGHYITDRSHIIESAEQSLTHLHTDYLDLLLIHRPDPLMDADEVAEAFTQLHKSGKVKHFGVSNFSPTQFSLLQSRLPFSLVTNQVEISPLHQPAIVDGTLDACQQLRIKPMAWSCLGGGRLFSDPEFQTLRHELQTIADEIGAESIEQVVYAWVLRLPSAPLPIIGSGKIERVKTAWASLSLTLTRQQWFRIRRAALGYDVP from the coding sequence ATGGATACACGTAGCCAACTGGCTCCACTTGGGCCTGAGTTTTCTCGCATGATTTGCGGCTATTGGCGGCTGATGGAATGGGAGATGACACCGCAACAGTTGTTGGCCTTTATTGAGCAACATGTTGAGTTGGGCATCACTACTGCTGATCACGCTGATATTTATGGCGGCTATCAATGCGAACAGGCATTTGGCCAGGCATTGCGCCTTAAGCCTTCCTTACGTAGCCAACTGGAATTAGTCAGTAAATGTGGTATTGCCACCACGGCTAAGCCAGAGCATGCGTTGGGGCATTATATTACGGATCGTTCCCATATCATTGAAAGTGCAGAACAATCCTTAACGCATCTGCATACAGATTATCTTGATTTATTGCTAATCCATCGCCCAGACCCATTGATGGATGCAGATGAAGTTGCTGAAGCATTCACTCAATTACATAAAAGCGGCAAGGTGAAACATTTTGGTGTTTCAAACTTTTCGCCTACGCAATTTAGTTTGTTGCAGTCACGCTTGCCATTCTCATTGGTCACTAATCAGGTTGAGATTTCACCGTTGCACCAACCTGCCATTGTGGATGGGACACTGGATGCTTGCCAGCAGTTGCGTATTAAGCCAATGGCATGGTCTTGTTTAGGGGGCGGGCGTTTGTTTAGCGACCCTGAATTCCAAACATTACGTCATGAGTTACAGACAATAGCTGATGAGATTGGCGCTGAAAGTATCGAGCAAGTGGTGTATGCCTGGGTTCTGCGTTTGCCATCGGCACCCTTACCGATTATTGGTTCCGGCAAGATAGAGCGCGTTAAAACTGCCTGGGCATCGCTCTCCCTAACCCTGACTCGCCAGCAGTGGTTCCGTATTCGTCGTGCTGCACTGGGCTATGACGTGCCTTAA